A window from Azoarcus sp. DD4 encodes these proteins:
- the mraY gene encoding phospho-N-acetylmuramoyl-pentapeptide-transferase: protein MLLELALWLGQDIRGFNVFGYITLRTVLAALTALAISLTAGPGVIRWLAAKKIGQAVRDDGPKSHLTKAGTPTMGGALILIAIGITILLWGDLKNAYVWVTLLVTLGFGAVGWVDDWRKVVHRDPKGLASRWKYFWTSAIALGASVFLGIGATTPAETELIVPFFKAVAYPLGVYGFIALTYFVINGTSHAVNLTDGLDGLAIMPTVMVAGALAIFAYVAGHAGFSKYLGVPYIAGAGELAVFCGAICGAGLGFLWFNAYPAEVFMGDVGALALGAALGTIAVVVRQEIVLFIMGGLFVAETLSVMLQVLYFKATGGKRIFRMAPLHHHYELSGWKETQVVVRFWIITLMLVLFGLSTLKLR, encoded by the coding sequence ATGCTGCTCGAACTCGCTCTCTGGCTCGGCCAGGACATCCGCGGTTTCAACGTCTTCGGCTACATCACGCTGCGTACGGTGCTGGCTGCGCTCACCGCGCTGGCGATCTCGCTGACGGCCGGCCCCGGCGTGATCCGCTGGCTCGCCGCCAAGAAGATCGGCCAGGCGGTGCGCGACGACGGTCCCAAGTCGCACCTGACCAAAGCCGGCACGCCGACCATGGGCGGCGCGCTCATCCTGATCGCCATCGGCATCACCATCCTGCTATGGGGCGACCTCAAGAACGCCTACGTGTGGGTGACGCTGCTGGTCACGCTGGGTTTCGGCGCAGTCGGCTGGGTGGACGACTGGCGCAAGGTCGTGCACCGCGACCCGAAGGGACTCGCCAGCCGCTGGAAGTACTTCTGGACCTCGGCCATCGCGCTGGGCGCCTCCGTCTTCCTCGGCATCGGCGCCACCACTCCGGCCGAAACCGAGCTGATCGTGCCCTTCTTCAAGGCGGTGGCCTATCCGCTGGGCGTGTACGGCTTCATCGCGTTGACCTACTTCGTCATCAACGGCACCAGCCACGCGGTCAACCTCACCGACGGTCTCGACGGCCTGGCGATCATGCCGACGGTGATGGTCGCCGGCGCGCTGGCAATCTTCGCCTATGTCGCGGGCCATGCCGGATTCTCCAAGTACCTCGGCGTTCCTTACATCGCGGGTGCCGGTGAACTTGCGGTGTTCTGCGGCGCGATCTGCGGTGCCGGACTGGGCTTCCTGTGGTTCAACGCCTATCCGGCGGAAGTCTTCATGGGCGACGTCGGCGCGCTCGCGCTCGGCGCCGCGCTCGGCACCATCGCGGTCGTGGTACGTCAGGAGATCGTGCTCTTCATCATGGGCGGACTCTTTGTCGCCGAAACGCTGTCGGTGATGCTGCAGGTGCTCTATTTCAAGGCGACCGGCGGCAAGCGCATCTTCCGCATGGCGCCGCTGCATCACCACTACGAGCTGAGCGGCTGGAAAGAGACGCAGGTCGTCGTCCGCTTCTGGATCATCACCCTCATGCTGGTGCTGTTCGGCCTCTCGACGCTGAAACTGAGATGA
- the murD gene encoding UDP-N-acetylmuramoyl-L-alanine--D-glutamate ligase has protein sequence MTQPSFSSSLAGRHVLVLGLGESGLAMARWCARRGARLRVADSRATPPGLEALQAAAPQAELVTGSFGNEVLDGVDIVAVSPGLDPRVGVIAEAQRRCLPLTGEMTLLAEALTELDARGATRILAITGTNGKTTTTALTAALAQSAGLDAVAAGNISPAALDVLMARVDAGQPLPQCWVLELSSFQIETMAALDPEAATVLNVTDDHLDRYADLADYAATKARIFQGRGVQVLNRDDARVAAMALPGRRVIDFGTDVPRGSDSYGLVEDAGRCWLVRAADRLLALDELALAGRHNAANALAALALCEGGLGLSPATLLAGLRAFRGLPHRVELVAERADGVRYYDDSKGTNVGATVAALDGLRGKVVLIAGGDGKGQDFTPLAPALAKHARALVLIGRDAKLIEAAVAGRGVPLEHAADLDTAVARANALANAGDAVLLSPACASLDMFRNYAHRAEVFIAAVRRLPGVSAR, from the coding sequence ATGACACAGCCGTCCTTTTCTTCCTCGCTTGCCGGCCGCCACGTGCTCGTGCTCGGGCTGGGCGAGTCCGGTCTGGCGATGGCGCGCTGGTGCGCGCGTCGCGGCGCCCGCCTGCGCGTGGCCGACAGCCGCGCCACGCCGCCGGGGCTGGAGGCGTTGCAGGCGGCCGCTCCGCAGGCCGAACTCGTCACTGGCAGCTTCGGCAACGAAGTGTTGGACGGTGTCGACATCGTGGCCGTCAGCCCGGGGCTCGATCCGCGCGTCGGTGTGATCGCCGAGGCGCAGCGCCGCTGTCTGCCCCTGACGGGCGAGATGACGCTGCTGGCCGAGGCGCTGACCGAACTCGACGCGCGTGGCGCAACCCGCATCCTCGCGATCACTGGCACCAACGGCAAGACCACCACCACCGCGCTCACCGCCGCGCTGGCGCAGTCGGCAGGGCTGGATGCCGTCGCGGCCGGCAACATCAGCCCGGCCGCGCTCGACGTGCTGATGGCACGCGTCGACGCCGGCCAGCCGTTGCCGCAGTGCTGGGTGCTGGAACTCTCGAGCTTCCAGATCGAGACCATGGCTGCGCTCGACCCCGAGGCGGCCACCGTGCTCAACGTCACCGACGACCACCTCGACCGTTACGCAGACCTGGCCGACTATGCCGCGACCAAGGCGCGCATCTTCCAGGGCCGCGGCGTGCAGGTGCTCAACCGCGACGACGCACGTGTCGCCGCGATGGCACTGCCCGGGCGCCGGGTGATCGACTTCGGTACCGATGTCCCCCGGGGGAGCGACAGCTATGGGCTGGTGGAAGATGCCGGTCGCTGCTGGCTGGTTCGCGCTGCCGACCGGCTGCTGGCGCTCGACGAACTGGCCCTGGCCGGCCGCCACAATGCAGCCAATGCGCTGGCGGCGCTCGCCCTGTGCGAAGGCGGGCTGGGCCTGTCGCCCGCCACGCTGCTGGCCGGCCTGCGCGCCTTTCGCGGTCTGCCTCATCGCGTCGAACTGGTCGCCGAGCGCGCCGACGGCGTGCGCTACTACGACGATTCCAAGGGAACCAACGTCGGCGCTACCGTGGCCGCGCTCGACGGACTGCGCGGCAAGGTCGTGCTGATCGCCGGCGGTGATGGCAAGGGGCAGGATTTCACGCCGCTGGCACCGGCGCTGGCGAAGCACGCGCGCGCACTGGTGCTGATCGGCCGCGACGCGAAGTTGATCGAAGCCGCCGTCGCCGGCCGCGGTGTGCCGCTGGAGCACGCCGCCGACCTCGACACTGCGGTCGCCCGTGCGAATGCGCTTGCAAACGCGGGCGATGCGGTCCTGCTGTCGCCCGCCTGCGCCAGCCTCGACATGTTCCGCAATTACGCCCATCGCGCCGAGGTGTTCATCGCCGCCGTGCGGCGTCTGCCGGGGGTGAGCGCACGATGA
- the ftsW gene encoding putative lipid II flippase FtsW, with protein sequence MRLAAMFSGLFSPASRPAVAGGGETARVVSRLARPAAPARELDLLLIWSAVGLLLIGLVMVYSASIAIAEGSRFTGNQSHYFLLRHAIFLAIGIGAGLAAFQLPMAKWQRLAPALFVGGVVLLIVVLIPGLGREVNGAQRWLSLGPVNLQPSELMKVFAALYAADYTVRKLDAMGSFMRGFLPMMTVILFVGFLLLREPDFGAFVVITTIAFGVLFLGGVNVRVFALLAVVAVIGFIILIWTSPYRRERIFGFMDPWQDAFGKGYQLSHALIAFGRGEWFGVGLGASVEKLFYLPEAHTDFLLAVIAEELGFAGVVLVVAMFALLVQRAFAIGREAIKLERYFSGLVAQGIGLWMGVQSFINMGVNMGLLPTKGLTLPMMSFGGSGIVANCVALAILLRIDWEVRQMKRGAT encoded by the coding sequence ATGAGGCTCGCTGCGATGTTCTCCGGCCTGTTCTCTCCCGCCTCGCGTCCCGCGGTGGCAGGCGGTGGCGAGACCGCGCGCGTCGTGAGCCGTCTGGCACGCCCCGCGGCGCCGGCGCGCGAGCTCGACCTGCTGCTGATCTGGTCGGCGGTCGGCCTGCTGCTGATCGGTCTGGTGATGGTGTATTCGGCCTCGATCGCGATCGCCGAGGGCAGCCGTTTCACCGGCAATCAGTCGCATTACTTCCTGCTGCGCCACGCGATCTTCCTGGCGATCGGCATCGGTGCCGGCCTGGCCGCCTTCCAGTTGCCGATGGCCAAGTGGCAACGCCTGGCGCCGGCGCTCTTCGTCGGCGGCGTGGTGCTGCTGATCGTCGTGCTGATCCCCGGACTGGGGCGTGAAGTGAATGGCGCGCAGCGCTGGCTATCGCTCGGGCCGGTGAATCTGCAACCGTCCGAGCTGATGAAGGTTTTCGCGGCGCTATATGCCGCCGACTACACCGTGCGCAAGCTCGACGCGATGGGTAGCTTCATGCGCGGCTTCCTGCCGATGATGACGGTAATCCTCTTCGTCGGCTTCCTGCTGTTGCGCGAGCCCGACTTCGGCGCCTTCGTCGTCATCACCACCATCGCCTTCGGCGTGCTCTTCCTCGGTGGCGTCAATGTGCGGGTTTTTGCCCTGCTGGCGGTGGTCGCGGTGATCGGTTTCATCATCCTGATCTGGACCTCGCCCTACCGTCGTGAGCGCATCTTCGGCTTCATGGACCCGTGGCAGGATGCGTTCGGCAAGGGCTACCAGCTGTCGCATGCGCTGATCGCTTTCGGCCGCGGTGAATGGTTCGGCGTGGGCCTCGGCGCCAGCGTCGAAAAACTGTTCTACCTGCCGGAAGCACACACCGACTTCCTACTGGCGGTGATCGCGGAAGAACTCGGATTCGCCGGCGTGGTCCTGGTCGTAGCCATGTTTGCCTTGCTGGTGCAGCGCGCCTTCGCGATCGGCCGCGAAGCGATCAAGCTCGAACGCTACTTCTCCGGGCTGGTCGCACAGGGCATCGGCCTGTGGATGGGGGTGCAGTCCTTCATCAACATGGGCGTGAACATGGGGCTCCTCCCGACCAAGGGCCTGACCCTGCCGATGATGAGCTTCGGGGGGTCGGGCATCGTCGCCAACTGCGTGGCGCTGGCGATCCTGCTGCGGATCGACTGGGAAGTCCGCCAGATGAAGCGGGGGGCCACATGA
- the murG gene encoding undecaprenyldiphospho-muramoylpentapeptide beta-N-acetylglucosaminyltransferase: MKTLLVMAGGTGGHIFPGIAVAEALRAKGWRIVWMGNPDGMEARIVPARGYDTAWVRFGALRGKGLVRKLLLPLNLLSGFWQALGALRRIKPDVVLGMGGYITFPGGMMAALIGRPLVLHEQNSVAGLANRVLAGVADRVLSGFPSVLKKAGWVGNPVREEITAVAPPAVRFAGRSGPLRVLVVGGSLGAAVLNDTVPQALARIPLACRPTVVHQAGEKQIDALRTAYNAAGVEGDLRPFIQDMAAAYADADLVICRAGALTVAELAAVGVASLLVPFPHAVDDHQTGNARFLAEHGGAYLLPQNELNAERLAGILASLDRPQLLQMAEHARAQAKPRATEAVARVCEELAAGGKA; this comes from the coding sequence ATGAAGACCCTGCTGGTGATGGCGGGCGGAACGGGAGGCCATATCTTCCCCGGAATCGCGGTGGCGGAAGCGCTGCGCGCGAAGGGTTGGCGCATCGTCTGGATGGGTAACCCGGATGGCATGGAGGCGCGCATCGTGCCGGCGCGCGGCTACGACACCGCCTGGGTGCGTTTCGGTGCGCTGCGCGGCAAGGGCCTGGTGCGCAAGCTGCTGCTGCCGCTGAACCTGCTGTCCGGATTCTGGCAGGCGCTGGGAGCGCTGCGTCGCATCAAGCCCGACGTGGTGCTGGGCATGGGCGGCTACATCACTTTCCCGGGCGGCATGATGGCGGCGCTGATCGGTCGTCCGCTGGTGCTGCACGAGCAGAACTCGGTGGCTGGACTGGCCAACCGCGTGCTCGCCGGCGTGGCCGACCGCGTGCTGTCCGGTTTTCCGTCGGTGCTGAAGAAGGCGGGCTGGGTCGGCAACCCGGTGCGCGAGGAAATCACCGCGGTGGCACCGCCGGCCGTGCGCTTCGCCGGACGCAGCGGCCCGCTGCGCGTGCTGGTGGTGGGCGGCAGCCTCGGTGCGGCGGTGCTCAACGACACCGTGCCGCAGGCGCTCGCGCGCATTCCGCTGGCGTGCCGGCCGACCGTGGTGCATCAGGCCGGCGAGAAGCAGATCGATGCGCTGCGCACGGCCTACAACGCGGCCGGGGTCGAGGGCGATCTGCGCCCCTTCATTCAGGACATGGCTGCCGCCTATGCGGATGCCGACCTCGTGATCTGCCGCGCCGGCGCGCTTACTGTCGCCGAGCTGGCGGCGGTCGGCGTAGCCAGCCTGCTGGTGCCCTTTCCGCACGCGGTGGACGACCACCAGACCGGCAACGCGCGTTTCCTCGCCGAGCACGGCGGTGCCTACCTGTTGCCGCAGAACGAACTCAACGCCGAACGACTGGCCGGCATTCTCGCCAGTCTGGACCGTCCGCAATTGCTGCAGATGGCCGAGCACGCTCGCGCGCAGGCCAAGCCGCGCGCCACCGAGGCGGTCGCCCGGGTCTGCGAGGAACTGGCGGCGGGAGGCAAGGCATGA